Within the Pangasianodon hypophthalmus isolate fPanHyp1 chromosome 19, fPanHyp1.pri, whole genome shotgun sequence genome, the region CCCAGCGGCAACTTCACCTGCACCTGTGACCCTGGCTTTACTGGCACTTATTGCCATGAAAGTGAGTCCTCCTGCCATCTTGTTCCTTCTTCATTTGCTTTTCCATATTTAACTTGTGCTCTTACCCCAGTGATCCCTTGTTTCCTCTTCCAGATGTGAATGACTGTGTGAGTAGCCCATGCCGCAATGGCGGGACCTGCATCGACGGTGTCAACTCTTTCCAGTGCTTCTGTCCTGATGGCTGGGAGGGCAAACTATGTGACCTCAGTGAGTGCAACTGGCATCATCACCTCCCTTTTTGACTGTCCCCCTCCCTCTTGGTTGACACTCACTTCACTTTCCTCTCTTTTAGACGTGAACGAGTGCAGCAGAAACCCATGTAAGAACGGTGGCCGATGTCAAGATCTGGTCAATGACTTCTACTGCGAGTGCGCTGATGGCTGGAAGGGTAAGACATGCCACTCGCGCGAGAGCCAGTGCGACTCCAGTACTTGTGCCAACGGGGGCACCTGTTATGACCATGGAGACACCTTCCGCTGCGCTTGTCTGCCTGGCTGGGGTGGGCGTACCTGCAACACAGGTAAGCTTGCTGACCTCTGACGGTTATCATCAAAGAATGTTGGAGTGAAAGGTAGTAGTACTTGTAgggcttttatttgtttgtgtagtGTTGCGTTGATTGAGCTAAACTGGGAACAGATTTGCGTGGAACTTGAGTCTATTTTGGTAACGGTGAACCTATTCTCTCTTTTTATGCTCCAGCAAAGAACAGCACATGTGCTTCCAGTCCATGTGTTAATGGAGGAACGTGTGTGGGAGGTGGTGACACGTTTACCTGCATTTGTAAGGACGGCTGGGAGGGACCTACCTGTTCACAGAGTCAGTTCCTAAACTTTTGTTCTATTTAGACTTCCTTTATTtggctaatttgcatattttatgtgTTAATTATGTTATTACATAAATTATGTTATGTTAATACAAGCATTTGAGATTCTGTTCCATCTGACTGtctgacttttttctgtttttcttccttattAACAGACACCAATGACTGCAACCCTCACCCTTGGTAAGTGAGCTGCAGCATCCCCGCCTCCAACATATTTACTCTACTCTAATCAGGGCTGTTGGTGGTTCTGTTGTCCCTGCTGTCAGTGGTGACCCTCCCCTTCCCTGTACAACACCACCAGCTGTGAATAACCCCTCTTGCATGGCTTTCTGCCCAGTTCCACCCCCCTTTCTTGCCCTCCATTCTCTGTGAACGGATATgtagaaggaggaggaggctgGGCAGGCTGAAGGATGGGAGGGGGTGTTGTAAAGCCAAAGGAAGATCTCCCTTCAGCCAACAGCATGGGAGAGCGCAGGATGGTTTTAATGGGGCACACAATAGAACCGATGGCCCTAAAAGGGTGCCCCCAGCGGTGAGGGCTTGAGGGATTGGGAGGAGGAGGCGGGCTGACTCTTTCTCCCGCAGCCCTTGTTGCCCTCCTGCCATTCTACCCTGCTGACCCACAAGCAGGGGATTGTGGATAGGGACGGGAAAAGGGAGGAGGGGACATGGAGGGCAGCCCAGCATGGGGCCATCAGGGATTAGCATCTGAAAAGTGCAGTATTGATGAATGGGATGAGGCCTTTGTAACCTTTCCTATCCTGCTCCgtatctttatttctctctttctctctttttctttgcatCCTTTTATACTGCTACATTTCTGCCATGAAGAGCTAATCAGTGTGGTTTCAATTAATTCTGTGAATCAACCTGTTGTCAGTAATACTGCATTTACTCTCTTGTGCAGCTATAATGGAGGAATCTGCGTGGATGGTGTAAACTGGTTCCGCTGTGAGTGCGCCCCAGGCTTTGCCGGGCCTGACTGCCGCATCAGTGAGTATTCACAGGGAGGAAAAGTGGGAACGATGAATGCCAGATTACAGAGCATCCTGTGTACTTTGACCTCTTTGAGGAGCAAAGGTTAACCCTTGCTTACACAGACAGAAGAGATGAATTATTCAAGCAGTGGCAGAAATTCCTCACTGCTGTCCGGGAGCTGtctctttgtctcatctgactGTCGATGCCTCTGACTGAAAATGGTCTCTTAAGGATTTCATGCATTTCTCTGACTTAATGTCTGGAAAGCAATCCCAGGGAGCTGCCTATGACCCACtgtgtattttataaattatcaGACAtttggattgtgtttttttgtttttgttgtttcacAGCAGTTTTCAAATGTACTTTACTGTATAGATAAATGTATGCTTCTTTCCTCAGACATTGATGAATGCCAGTCATCGCCCTGTGCGTATGGAGCTACATGTGTGGATGAGATCAATGGCTTCCGCTGCATATGTCCACTCGGACGCTCTGGACCTCGATGCCAAGAGTGTAAGTTGGTTTTCTGAGTTGGTTTTCTGACCAGTATAGACTGAAAACCTAAGCCTTGTTCTATACTACTCAAAGCTATGAGGATTTTCATGAATTGATTCAGTATGAGTTGATTTAGGGATTCCCTTTCGATGTGTGATCCAGTCATAGGCATTGGGAAGACGTGTCATTACACTGGATTGCAGTTCCCTCATGGCAGCCGCTGGGATGAAGACTGCAACACCTGCCAGTGTATTAATGGCAAAGTAGAGTGTACAAAGGTAAATGTTACTTTCCCTCACACTATCCTGACAAGTCAATTGTTGTTCTCATCCTGTCTGTATAAAACAGTGCTGTACTGGTCATGCCACCATTTCCTGGGGCAAGCAATGGCTCTGGGGACTACAGTAGTcaagtgaaatgaaatgcaaGAATAAATATacctgattacacacatttgtgcATAGGCACAGTGCAAATACATCAGTGCAGAAGAAATACAATGTGCAGACATTCAATGTTGACATTCAGAGTGTGTGGGTTGTGAGGTATTGGGTTTAGTGTAAGTGTGTAGttaaatttatattcattttaatggaAACATAATGGATCTTATCACTTGTGGGAATGGCTCCTGACCTGTGTAACCCTCTGTCAGGTGGTGTGTGGCAGGCGGCCATGCCTACTGCCAGGAGCCCCAGGGAGAGAGCATCACGTCTGTCCAGCGGGTCGCGAGTGCCTAGAGCACGGCTTCCTCACCTGCCTCTCTCCCCCATGCCACCACTGGGGCTTCTGCTCAAGTCCTGACACCCCACCAGCTGTTCACACCAAGTGTGAGCCCAATACAGGCTACCTGGGCAACAGCTGTGCCCGAATTACACTCATCTTCAACCGGGACAAGCTACCCACAGTGAGTTTGGGATTTGGATCCTGATTCTGATTGTGTAGCTGTTTGtctttgtctaaaaaaaaaaaaaagtttcattctACAGAAGCTTTTTAACAGCTGATGGGCAAACAGCGTGTTCTGTTGTTAAGTACTGATTCCTCTCCTAGGGTACGACAGTGGAGAATGTATGCTCAGAGCTGAGGTACCTGCCTGCTACACGGAACCTTGCCAAAGATGATGCCCTATTGGTTCTCTGTGAACTCTCCTACTCCAACCAGGATGCAGTAGAGGTGGCCATGGTAAGTGAACCGCTTTAGTAATTTTTATCTAACAGGGTGTCTGCAGTTGTGTATATATCAGTGATGTGGCTTCCACTGAGTTATTTAGAAAAGTGTTTATATTTGGTACACTATCTGGccaaaaatatttggacacATGACCATTAAACATTCCAAACATTGGGCACTGATATTGagttgttccccctttgctgctataactgCGTCCACTCTcttgagaaggctttccactaggttttggagcatggctgtggagatttgcccattcagccacaagaggttgggcactgatgtctggCAAGAAGGCCTGCTGTGAAGTTGCCATtgcaattcatcccaaaggtgttcaggggcattgtcatgcgggtttgggcctcttagttccagtgaaaggaaatcttaatgctacagaatagaaagacattctagacaattttgtgtttccaactttgtggcaacagcttggggaaggcccacatatgggtgttatggtcatgtgtccacatacttttggccatatagtgtatatcaccactgcaaaataaacacagattcTGTCTTGTAAATTCGTCTTTCCTTTATGAGTGGGGCGTGGGCTGTCAGTAGCTGCTTTtgctcatttcatttttatttaactatttattagatttattcaACTGATCGGCTGGGGTTTAAGTcttgaaattattaaataaacctATTAAATATACTATTTGGATATTCTTGTTCAGTCATGCACTCCTGTTGGTGTTCTCATATTTGTGAGGCGTGTAATACACCTAAAGctttgcatttcagcttttcaatGAATCATTGTGGCTTATGTGGACTGCTAAGTGCCTTTACTTGTGTATGGATTTATGTGatacacacattataacaaGCTGACTCACAGCTTCAGGAACTGCTGAGGTATGCTGAACTGCAGGTCTTTGCATGTTGGAGATTTCATAAAAATCAATGGGATGTAGGCATGAAATGAGAGAATGATCATAATCACTGCAAAGACAGGCTTCCTTGTTCCTCTTATTTGAACTTAAGAAATAGTGTATTTTAAACCACACGCTTTTACGTTTGCTGTCCAATGCGTCTCCCTACTTTTCCCACAAAACTTACCTTTCTGGCCAACATATTTAGATGGGCATACTCCACAAGTTTAAACAGGGTCATTCATTCTCATATTCTCCATCAGGATCTCCTGCAATGTGTATCTTTTGCTACTTCGTCCTGTCTTGCTGTCAGGCTGTCTCTCtaccatgtgcacacacacacacacttctgacaTATCCAATGTTGGCTCTGTGCAGTCCTTCCAGCAGGATGAGCAGCCTGACCACAGTCGGATCCAGGAGGCGGCCAGCACCGTCGTCAGCACGCTGTCCAAGCGCCACAACAGCACCATCATGCTGGCTGTCATCGAGGTCAAAGTGGAGACGCGGGTCGTGCCTCAGTCTGTGGGTGAGTATCCACCAATTCATGCAGATTAAACGGCTATGACAGGAGGGCGCCTGGAGACCAGAGACCATAAAGCCAATGTGATTCATCCTATCTTCTCTCACTGTAGCTGACGCTGTATGGGAACAGCATGACTAAGCTGAAGTCACTGTCTGCATGCTTTCAGGCAGTAATGACTCCTAAAGAGTCCTAAATGACAAGGCCTTCTCTGATGGAAGTGCAGTAATTTTTTAGGAGCCAAAAGGTTAAAAGGTGCCTCAAATCTTGAGAAGCTTTGAAGTAGAAGAGGGTGgattctcttttgagtctggttcctctcaaggtttctttctcatgtcattctcattagggatctagatCTACATccgtatttctgtaaagctgtttttttgactgtcttttgttaaaagtgtgatgcaaataaaattgaattaaattggaAAGCTTTCTGtacaaagtgtttcattttataaGACGATCGCTTGCCTTTCAtctagcgttttttttttctaattggaatttataatgtatttgGCTTGGCCTGTTTCTAGTTCTTGAGACAAAGAATTATGGTTAATTAAATAGGGATTAATGATTGTATTAATGATTGCCTGCTGTTTCAATATTGtgtttaaacaatatttaaaatattttaagtgcATATTCACTTCAAATGAAAGTTCTATACAGTGTGTATTgcaaaaaattttattaatgtaaCAGGAATGttacaaaacacatttacacactcaatGATTATTTCCATAGTTTTCATGTCATGGTGTCTTTCGAGatgaataatgaagaaaaattattttctttgtatGCAGATTATCTAGTGCCTGTGCTGTGCGTGGTcttctgtgctctctgggtgttCTGCGTGATCGTGTGCGTGTGGTGGACGCGTAAGCGACGAAAAGAGCGTGAGAGGCGCGAGCATGCACCTGTGGAGGAGAGCGTCAACAACCAGTGGGAGCCACTGCGACCAGTGACACGGCAGCAGCACAAGGACAACCGGGATGCTGAATACGAGCGCGCCAAGCTGATGGGCAACACCGAGCGGGCGTGCAAAGGCAGTGAAGACGACCAGCTGGAGGAAGAGGATGGGGAGGAAGAGGAACTAGAGCTGTGCGAGGAGTGGTGTGGGACAGAGGGCGGCAAGAGGCCCATCCAAAAGTACTCGAAAGCGACAGTGCAAGTGAACAGCGAGGTGATCTGCACCACACGCAGCAGCAATGCGCCCCTCAAAGCGCCTCACCGGACAGCCCACAGCCACAAAGACAACCGctggaaaaacacaaacagcgcCACTGGCCAAGACCCCAAAGAGCTGTATGTATAGACGCTATTGCACAGACCCGGGCACAGAGAGAGGCTTTTTTTCTGACGAAGAAAACAACAGACTGTtgagtttgagagagagagagacggagaactttgtttgtttgtttttttccctcttcacctttttatttaatgtgctgAGATATTTTGagtctgagattttttttcccccttgaaacattttttttttaatttctgatgtacagatgAAGTGAATTTGTTTTACTTTATAAGAATAGGTGAAGAGATGGccacttttttttcaaaatatactGCTGAAAGAAATTGAGCAGGAAatcgaggaaaaaaaatataaactgtgTAAAGACTTTTCGTTGCTGTTTACAGATGAttctggttttgttttattgtgagTGGCCTGTATTTTGGATGGGGCTGCCAGTGAAGTGCACTGGCCCTGTGGACAGAAGTAAGAACTCCTTGTGATTTTGCCCTCATTCATCTCGTCACCTCTCCTCACTCCATGCTTGCCTTACTGAGCTCGCAGGTCGGTGCCTGCGAAGTGGCCTTGTTTTTCTCTTGTGTCTGTTGTCTTGGCTGAACACTCCTTAAATGATAAAGGATTGCAGTATTTTGAGTTGGTAGCAAGTGCCTTCTGACAAGCCTGTTGCATCTCTCGCTGCCGAGGTCAACCCCAATAGATCACAAAGGGAGCTTGTCTCCCATTTTGTACCACCGAGGTATTtgatcaaagaaagaaagaaatctgtaaatatttgtacatAGTAAAGGAGTCGCTGTGTATATTTGAATTTAGTAAATTAAGACaagtcacatttttttattactattataattatgattgaaattattattaatattattattgttattattatgattatttgggttttttttgtttgtttgtttttttacaatgCCATTCCTTTTATTTATGCCAGTTGACATAGGCAGGTTTTATACAAGTATACAGCATCCCACAGTCAGAACAGTAATGTAATCAaagttcatctttttttatgttgttgatttttgttttcacattGACACAAGTAATTCTTTAAATTTAGGTGGTATATTGTGGCGTGTGTTTTTGCTTCCGTAACATCCTCTGTGCCCCTTTCAGCATCTGTCCTTCCTTGCTGTCATAGAATTCTGGAAGCCTGCAGAAATTCCTGATACATGTCAAGGCCTATGGGGCCAAACGCGCCTTTGCAATGGTGCAGTTCTCTCCTACGATGTGAAACTGTGTTCTTGCTCCATCTGATTGctcctgggttttttttcttttcttttcttttggtttGAGGCTTCATGAAGGGAACAAATTTCGTTGTAAAGCAGTTTGTGTTTGAGGTACCAACTCCAAACAAAAATGGATTACCTCAGAagtggctgattttttttttttttttttttcccttttattttcattttgaatattACTCTTGTGGGTGGCTACTTGCTGCCACATATGGGAGGattcaaaataaaagaattgaaATATCCTGAATTAATCTGAACAGCTGATAAAATAAGAAACCCACATTAAAAGCTGAATGTGCATTATGGGAAGGAATGGGTTCGGGTCTGAAGAAgattggaaaacaaaaaaaatgtaatttttttgtacagAAGAATTGCTCTGCAAAGGTTTTGGTTCATTTAGTCAAATTTATGTTTGTTCTTAGAAATAAATCAaactatttattaaagcattttataaCAATATGCTCAAGAAAACTACAGTGTTCTGGTATTTAGTGTGAAATTAGCATTTGAAGAAGGTTTACTCCACATCTGTTAACTCACCTATGAGGAGAAGAAGGAATAATTTTTAATGGTGTTCTTTTTCTTAGCTCTTCTCCACTGATTTCTAATTTCTAACTTTGCTAAGGTTATAGTGTtggaacaaaataaagaaactcTGGGCTGagttttataataaatcaaCTGTATCAAATAACCCTACTTGCCCTTGCTGCAGCCAGAGGTGAGCAGCAAGACAATCAATACAGGAACTGTCTTCTTCTTCCAGTCAGGACGGCCCTGGGAGGAAACAACCAATAGCATTAGCTCTCCTGTTCTCGGCTGACTACACGCAGACCAATGGGATCTTCTGGTTTCTTGTGGCTTCATCCATTCTGAATGTTTCATGAGGATCTGTATGATGATGCTGAGAGTTTGTTATGGTTTTGTCTCATGAGCTGCCACTAATGGGATGCTTCTCTGGTGGAATAATGGCATCAGGTTTCACATCTCAGAGGGGAGGGTTGAGGCAGTGTAGGTGTTTCTAATACTGTAATTTGCTTCATTTATGGTAGTACATCTAAACGAAGAGCTGGGAGAATTAACATAGAATACAGCAGGGTAATAAAGCAGTGAATAGACAGCTGATGAATAGGTGCAATAGTGCGCTTTTCCGACACAGTTATTAGCATTATGGGCTTGTGCTTAGCATATAATAAGACAGAGCATCATTTACAATGGCGTACAGAATTATTTGCacttttcatattcatttaaaaaaatatgtaaaattgtaaaacagTAGGAGAAACTATCTTCATTCTAAAAACTAATTATTCATTGAATCGTATCTtctctcaaaaatatatatgacaaattaaataattaaataagtaatatttaaaatacatgcaaacaaatagttatttttgaaaacatttttttttttttttttgctcagtcCTCAGGAACTCATTTAACCATATCCTGTTCTCCTGGGGTTTAAATATGAGGTTACACATGTGTAAAATCCCTTTGTTATCCATTACTGCGGggggaaaaaccaaagaactttcaacacaaaagtaactgatggttgttgacttgcacaagtaaagtattttttttttaagcacaagCAGTTCAAAATACCTTTAAGCACAATTATGTTGATAAAAAGAATCACATGTCTAAAACAGATAAGTTTGTCACCTGACCCCTTGAGCACACTTAATTAAAAATTagagattaaaaattaattgattCTTGTGGTTGTTTCAAAAGTTTCCAAATCAACTATTAGTTGCTACTTTTATAACAATGAGAAAGAAGCCGTTCCTGAGAGCTTGTTAAAAAagcaacatctgaaattcaccAAGCATCATTAGAACTACAGTTGGCATAGTGTCTTGTGGTCAAATCAgaccaaaatcaaactttttggTCATTCACACCAGGTTTGTTGGGAAACGAGGGCTACATACAAGGCACCAAAACATCCACTGTACAGTTTGGTGGCGGTTTAGCTATATTTTTTGGACTATTTTGTGGCTGGTGGTTCAGGGGCTCTAGACTAATGCAATCATTTATTCTGCTAAGTACCAGGgtatttcagcccaaaacctggttCCCTCTTCCAGACTTGGCCTTAGATAGCACTTTCAATAAGATGAGGACCAAACATActtttaaaatcacagaaatggttaaacaaacaaaatcagtgGTTTCCAATTGTCTCTGGCCTTGAaccctactgaaaacctgtCTTAATCAAAAGGGGAAGTCTGCATTCACAAATGTAGTATGAAGaagcttaaaatgttctgcatgagGAGTGCACCAAGTACACTGTACAAGTGTTTTCagccttgttagacattacaggaataGACTCagtgttattctctccagggcaAAATTGGACCACttaaacaaatctttttttgtgtgtgtgtatgtttggaaaaaggaaaacctttaaataaaactatacaatgcCCCTGTATGTttgagctcaaaatatcacctattgcatgtgttattcttttaatatattaatttttgctggttgtcatgaagggtgccagtaattctggagggcTTGGTTAAAACTGACATCATTGTCATCATTCACCATCAGCACTGATTATCACAGACAAGACACGTCTTCTGGGAAATGCTGCACATAAGTGAAAATTTCCCACTCTGCTTCCAATCAAATCGAGTCATTTATTCGATTCAGAATTTTTCCC harbors:
- the jag2b gene encoding protein jagged-2b isoform X1, coding for MWNCARISNWLCVACLLLTTWTKVSWASGYFELQLMSVENVNGELWDGECCDGARNSRDQRCTRDECDTYFKVCLKEYQSEVTTTGLCSFGSGSTGVLGGNIFSFKNAKGNGNKISDAGKIVIPFQFAWPRSYTLIVEAWDWDNTTQNSEELLIERHAHTGMANPGDPWQVIVHPGATARLEYRVRIKCDENYYGIKCNKQCRPRDDYFGHYRCDPSGNIVCLEGWMGHDCRTAICKQGCNLIHGGCSVPGECTCNYGWQGQFCDECLPYPGCVHGTCDIPWHCNCEKNWGGLLCDKDLNYCGTHHPCVNGGTCINSEPNEYNCACPEGYSGKNCEIAEHACVSNPCANGGTCHEVPSGFECQCPPGWEGPTCAKDMDECASSPCAQGGTCIDLDNAFECLCPPQWAGKTCKIDVNECMGKPCKNAYSCKNLIGGYHCDCFQGWAGQNCDINVNGCHGQCQNGATCKEGALGGYHCQCPPGFVGTHCEIQRSKCASSPCQNGGRCHEVGDSFVCECMPDYAGMLCEVQSHWNSNLCEPNPCKNEATCHSMLGDFYCACTEDYEGKTCADRKDHCRTAPCQVIDSCTITVASNTSVGGVRRISSNVCGSHGHCVSQPSGNFTCTCDPGFTGTYCHENVNDCVSSPCRNGGTCIDGVNSFQCFCPDGWEGKLCDLNVNECSRNPCKNGGRCQDLVNDFYCECADGWKGKTCHSRESQCDSSTCANGGTCYDHGDTFRCACLPGWGGRTCNTAKNSTCASSPCVNGGTCVGGGDTFTCICKDGWEGPTCSQNTNDCNPHPCYNGGICVDGVNWFRCECAPGFAGPDCRINIDECQSSPCAYGATCVDEINGFRCICPLGRSGPRCQEFIGIGKTCHYTGLQFPHGSRWDEDCNTCQCINGKVECTKVVCGRRPCLLPGAPGREHHVCPAGRECLEHGFLTCLSPPCHHWGFCSSPDTPPAVHTKCEPNTGYLGNSCARITLIFNRDKLPTGTTVENVCSELRYLPATRNLAKDDALLVLCELSYSNQDAVEVAMSFQQDEQPDHSRIQEAASTVVSTLSKRHNSTIMLAVIEVKVETRVVPQSVDYLVPVLCVVFCALWVFCVIVCVWWTRKRRKERERREHAPVEESVNNQWEPLRPVTRQQHKDNRDAEYERAKLMGNTERACKGSEDDQLEEEDGEEEELELCEEWCGTEGGKRPIQKYSKATVQVNSEVICTTRSSNAPLKAPHRTAHSHKDNRWKNTNSATGQDPKELYV
- the jag2b gene encoding protein jagged-2b isoform X2 translates to MWNCARISNWLCVACLLLTTWTKVSWASGYFELQLMSVENVNGELWDGECCDGARNSRDQRCTRDECDTYFKVCLKEYQSEVTTTGLCSFGSGSTGVLGGNIFSFKNAKGNGNKISDAGKIVIPFQFAWPRSYTLIVEAWDWDNTTQNSEELLIERHAHTGMANPGDPWQVIVHPGATARLEYRVRIKCDENYYGIKCNKQCRPRDDYFGHYRCDPSGNIVCLEGWMGHDCRTAICKQGCNLIHGGCSVPGECTCNYGWQGQFCDECLPYPGCVHGTCDIPWHCNCEKNWGGLLCDKDLNYCGTHHPCVNGGTCINSEPNEYNCACPEGYSGKNCEIAEHACVSNPCANGGTCHEVPSGFECQCPPGWEGPTCAKDMDECASSPCAQGGTCIDLDNAFECLCPPQWAGKTCKIDVNGCHGQCQNGATCKEGALGGYHCQCPPGFVGTHCEIQRSKCASSPCQNGGRCHEVGDSFVCECMPDYAGMLCEVQSHWNSNLCEPNPCKNEATCHSMLGDFYCACTEDYEGKTCADRKDHCRTAPCQVIDSCTITVASNTSVGGVRRISSNVCGSHGHCVSQPSGNFTCTCDPGFTGTYCHENVNDCVSSPCRNGGTCIDGVNSFQCFCPDGWEGKLCDLNVNECSRNPCKNGGRCQDLVNDFYCECADGWKGKTCHSRESQCDSSTCANGGTCYDHGDTFRCACLPGWGGRTCNTAKNSTCASSPCVNGGTCVGGGDTFTCICKDGWEGPTCSQNTNDCNPHPCYNGGICVDGVNWFRCECAPGFAGPDCRINIDECQSSPCAYGATCVDEINGFRCICPLGRSGPRCQEFIGIGKTCHYTGLQFPHGSRWDEDCNTCQCINGKVECTKVVCGRRPCLLPGAPGREHHVCPAGRECLEHGFLTCLSPPCHHWGFCSSPDTPPAVHTKCEPNTGYLGNSCARITLIFNRDKLPTGTTVENVCSELRYLPATRNLAKDDALLVLCELSYSNQDAVEVAMSFQQDEQPDHSRIQEAASTVVSTLSKRHNSTIMLAVIEVKVETRVVPQSVDYLVPVLCVVFCALWVFCVIVCVWWTRKRRKERERREHAPVEESVNNQWEPLRPVTRQQHKDNRDAEYERAKLMGNTERACKGSEDDQLEEEDGEEEELELCEEWCGTEGGKRPIQKYSKATVQVNSEVICTTRSSNAPLKAPHRTAHSHKDNRWKNTNSATGQDPKELYV